A window from Deinococcus aquiradiocola encodes these proteins:
- the rhaS gene encoding rhamnose ABC transporter substrate-binding protein, whose product MKSRSLLLSALALGSAATLAYAQPALKKGLKITLLPKNINNPYNVIETSGGTEAGKEIGATVKVVGPSDAGASSQVSYINTAIAQRQDALVLAANDANALLPYLARAKASGMKIVTMDSDTAVSGRTLFVNQANSEGIGRAQVQLLGKLIGYKGDIAVLSATPNATNQNTWIKWMQEELKLPRYKDMKLVKIAYGNDDDQKSFTEMQGLIQAYPNLKGVISPTTVGISAGARYLSTSPQKGKVMLTGLGTPNQMRAFVKDGTVTAFQLWNPSDVGYLATYAAAALVSGQITGKEGEKFKAGKLGEYTVGKNGEIIVGPPYTFDKANIDKFNF is encoded by the coding sequence ATGAAATCACGTTCCCTGCTCCTGTCCGCGCTCGCCCTCGGTTCCGCCGCCACGCTCGCCTACGCGCAGCCCGCCCTCAAGAAGGGCCTGAAGATCACCCTGCTGCCCAAGAACATCAACAACCCGTACAACGTCATCGAGACGAGCGGCGGCACCGAGGCCGGCAAGGAGATCGGCGCGACCGTCAAGGTCGTCGGCCCGTCCGACGCGGGTGCCAGCAGCCAGGTCAGCTACATCAACACCGCCATCGCCCAGCGGCAGGACGCCCTGGTGCTCGCCGCGAACGACGCGAACGCCCTGCTGCCGTACCTGGCGCGCGCCAAGGCCAGCGGCATGAAGATCGTCACCATGGACTCCGACACGGCCGTGTCCGGCCGTACGCTCTTCGTCAACCAGGCGAACAGTGAAGGCATCGGGCGCGCGCAGGTGCAACTCCTCGGCAAGCTCATCGGCTACAAGGGCGACATCGCCGTGCTGTCCGCCACGCCGAACGCCACGAACCAGAACACCTGGATCAAGTGGATGCAGGAAGAACTCAAGCTGCCCAGGTACAAGGACATGAAACTCGTCAAGATCGCGTACGGCAACGACGACGACCAGAAATCCTTCACCGAGATGCAGGGCCTCATCCAGGCGTACCCGAACCTGAAGGGCGTCATCTCGCCCACCACGGTCGGCATCAGCGCCGGCGCGCGCTACCTCTCCACCAGCCCGCAGAAGGGCAAGGTCATGCTGACCGGGCTCGGCACGCCCAACCAGATGCGCGCCTTCGTGAAGGACGGGACCGTCACCGCCTTCCAGCTGTGGAACCCCTCGGACGTCGGCTACCTCGCCACGTACGCCGCCGCCGCGCTCGTCAGCGGTCAGATCACCGGCAAGGAAGGCGAGAAGTTCAAGGCCGGGAAGCTCGGCGAGTACACGGTCGGCAAGAACGGCGAGATCATCGTCGGGCCGCCCTACACCTTCGACAAGGCCAACATCGACAAGTTCAACTTCTAG
- a CDS encoding ABC transporter permease — MKALKTLPGWETTLTVLVIVALLGGGLLSKDFLTGQNISFLTANFSETLLMALTMTLLVIVAEIDLSVASILGLCSAVLGTLFAAGVPMPLAILAAFMTGGLAGLLNGLLVTRLGLPSLAVTIGTLALYRGLAFVLLGDRAVADFPQAYTNFGFGTVPGTLIPIPIAVGAVLAVLTAVVLHATPFGRSLYAIGSNEVAARFSGLRVERTKLLLFVMSGLMSALAGVVYTFRFASARGDNATGFELGVIAAVLLGGVSIFGGKGSVIGAVLAVFLIGLINGALTIVDVSNEILTIVTGLLLIGSVLVPNLIARAQAARQRRRLRGEVVSP; from the coding sequence ATGAAGGCACTGAAGACCCTCCCCGGCTGGGAGACCACGCTGACCGTCCTCGTGATCGTCGCGCTGCTGGGCGGCGGGCTGCTCTCGAAGGACTTCCTGACCGGGCAGAACATCTCGTTCCTGACCGCGAACTTCAGCGAGACGCTGCTGATGGCGCTCACCATGACGCTGCTCGTGATCGTGGCCGAGATCGACCTGTCCGTGGCCAGCATCCTGGGCCTGTGCTCGGCGGTCCTGGGCACGCTGTTCGCCGCGGGCGTCCCGATGCCGCTCGCGATCCTGGCGGCCTTCATGACGGGCGGGCTCGCGGGCCTGCTCAACGGGCTGCTCGTCACGCGGCTGGGCCTGCCGTCACTGGCCGTCACCATCGGCACGCTCGCCCTGTACCGCGGGCTGGCCTTCGTGCTGCTCGGCGACCGCGCCGTCGCGGACTTCCCGCAGGCGTACACGAACTTCGGCTTCGGGACGGTGCCCGGCACCCTGATCCCCATTCCCATCGCGGTCGGCGCGGTCCTGGCCGTCCTGACGGCCGTGGTCCTGCACGCCACGCCGTTCGGCCGCAGCCTGTACGCCATCGGGTCGAACGAGGTCGCCGCGCGCTTCTCGGGCCTGCGCGTCGAACGCACCAAGCTGCTGCTGTTCGTGATGTCGGGCCTGATGTCCGCCCTGGCGGGCGTCGTGTACACGTTCCGCTTCGCCAGTGCCCGTGGCGACAACGCCACCGGTTTTGAACTCGGCGTGATCGCGGCCGTGCTGCTGGGCGGCGTCAGCATCTTCGGCGGGAAGGGCAGCGTGATCGGCGCGGTCCTCGCCGTCTTCCTGATCGGCCTGATCAACGGCGCGCTGACCATCGTGGACGTCAGCAACGAGATCCTCACCATCGTGACCGGCCTGCTCCTGATCGGCTCTGTTCTCGTGCCGAACCTCATCGCACGGGCTCAGGCGGCCCGGCAGCGTCGCCGCCTCAGGGGGGAAGTCGTGTCACCCTGA
- a CDS encoding ABC transporter permease codes for MPSPASPATPGLLTRLLRAREAGLVGLLLLVTLGTAAINPLFLGSGSVRDLFLNVAVVALLVVGETVVLLMKHVDLSISSVVGLSAFLTGSLFAAHPGMPIPLALLFGLALGAGLGAVNGLLVAYGRVPALVATLGTLYVFRGVTYAVVHGGQINASNLPAGFLTFGTGSVLGIPNLVLLVFVVMLGFGAYLGSWRGGREYYALGSNAEAAVLAGISVTRRTMTGFVLSGAIAGLAGVLYLARFGTVDATAGTGLELQVIAAAVVGGVSIAGGVGTLFGAGVGALLLGVMGSALVTLRAPGFYQQAIQGALLLGAISVDMLVSKRAAKRLQAAPQQGGTRK; via the coding sequence GTGCCTTCCCCGGCCTCCCCAGCCACGCCGGGCCTGCTCACCCGCCTGCTGCGGGCCCGCGAGGCCGGACTGGTCGGCCTGCTGCTGCTCGTCACGCTGGGCACGGCGGCCATCAACCCGCTGTTCCTGGGAAGTGGCAGCGTCCGCGACCTGTTCCTGAACGTGGCGGTCGTGGCGCTGCTGGTGGTCGGCGAGACTGTCGTCCTGCTGATGAAGCACGTGGACCTCAGCATCAGCAGCGTGGTGGGCCTGAGCGCCTTCCTGACCGGCTCGCTGTTCGCCGCGCACCCGGGCATGCCGATCCCGCTGGCCCTGCTGTTCGGCCTGGCACTCGGCGCGGGGCTGGGCGCCGTGAACGGCCTGCTCGTCGCCTACGGGCGGGTACCTGCCCTGGTCGCCACGCTCGGCACGCTGTACGTGTTCCGGGGCGTCACGTACGCCGTCGTGCACGGCGGGCAGATCAACGCCTCGAATCTCCCGGCCGGGTTCCTGACCTTCGGGACCGGCAGCGTGCTGGGCATCCCGAATCTCGTGCTGCTGGTGTTCGTGGTCATGCTGGGCTTCGGGGCGTACCTGGGCTCGTGGCGCGGCGGGCGCGAGTACTACGCGCTCGGCTCGAACGCCGAGGCGGCGGTGCTCGCCGGGATCAGCGTCACGCGGCGCACCATGACGGGCTTCGTCCTGAGCGGCGCCATCGCGGGCCTCGCGGGCGTGCTGTACCTCGCGCGGTTCGGCACCGTGGACGCCACGGCCGGAACGGGACTGGAGTTGCAGGTGATCGCGGCGGCCGTGGTGGGCGGCGTCAGCATCGCGGGCGGGGTCGGCACCCTGTTCGGCGCGGGGGTCGGCGCGCTGCTGCTGGGCGTGATGGGCAGCGCCCTCGTGACGCTGCGCGCCCCCGGCTTCTACCAGCAGGCCATTCAGGGCGCGCTGCTGCTCGGCGCGATCAGCGTGGACATGCTCGTCTCGAAGCGCGCCGCAAAACGCCTGCAGGCGGCCCCGCAGCAGGGAGGGACACGGAAATGA
- a CDS encoding sugar ABC transporter ATP-binding protein: MDRVQPLLTLTRAGKSFGPVQALRDVSIDLFPGEAHALLGENGAGKSTFVKILAGVHRRDTGTLTMGGVERHFHSPADARDAGIAIIYQEPTLFPDLSVAENVLMGRQPRGAFGRIDVRAMRGRVSGLLAELGVPLDPARPVRGLSIADQQLVEIAKALSLDARVLIMDEPTAALTLQETERLFRVVRSLRSRGAAVLFITHRLEEVFAECQRVTVMRDGTWVSSGPVTDYDTDIVVRQMVGRDLGDLYPRGDAVVGEVALSVRGLSQPGVFRDVSFEVRRGEIVGLAGLVGAGRSEVARAIFGVDPRVDGEVRVNGHVLPAGNPRAVMSAGLGLVPEDRRAQGLVMDMSIERNANLAILNRLTGGLLMNRTAEARSAQEWTSRLQLKAHRLSDPASSLSGGNQQKVVLAKWLATNPSVLIVDEPTRGIDVGAKAEVHRTLAQLAAQGLAVLMISSDLPEVLGMADRILVMREGALVGELSREQGSEEAVMYLATGQRAGTVDGAA; encoded by the coding sequence ATGGACCGCGTCCAGCCCCTGCTGACCCTCACCCGTGCAGGCAAGTCCTTCGGGCCGGTGCAGGCGCTCAGGGACGTGAGCATCGACCTCTTCCCCGGCGAGGCGCACGCGCTGCTCGGCGAGAACGGCGCGGGCAAGAGCACCTTCGTGAAGATCCTGGCAGGCGTGCACCGCCGCGACACGGGCACACTCACGATGGGCGGCGTGGAGCGGCACTTCCACTCGCCGGCCGACGCGCGGGACGCGGGGATCGCGATCATCTACCAGGAACCGACGCTGTTCCCGGACCTGAGCGTCGCGGAGAACGTCCTGATGGGTCGCCAGCCGCGCGGCGCGTTCGGGCGGATCGACGTGCGGGCCATGCGGGGGCGCGTGTCGGGCCTGCTCGCGGAGCTGGGCGTGCCGCTCGACCCGGCGCGGCCCGTGCGGGGCCTGAGCATCGCGGACCAGCAACTCGTGGAGATCGCCAAGGCGCTGTCGCTGGACGCCCGCGTGCTGATCATGGACGAGCCCACGGCCGCCCTGACGCTGCAGGAGACCGAGCGGCTCTTCCGGGTGGTGCGTTCCCTGCGCTCCAGGGGCGCGGCGGTGCTGTTCATCACGCACCGGCTGGAGGAGGTCTTCGCGGAGTGCCAGCGCGTCACCGTCATGCGCGACGGGACGTGGGTGAGCAGCGGACCCGTCACCGACTACGACACGGACATCGTGGTGCGGCAGATGGTGGGCCGCGACCTGGGCGACCTGTACCCGCGCGGCGACGCGGTGGTGGGCGAGGTGGCCCTCAGCGTGCGCGGCCTCTCGCAGCCGGGCGTGTTCCGCGACGTCAGCTTCGAGGTGCGCCGCGGCGAGATCGTCGGGCTGGCCGGACTGGTCGGCGCGGGCCGCAGCGAGGTGGCCCGCGCGATCTTCGGCGTGGACCCCCGCGTGGATGGCGAGGTCCGGGTGAACGGGCACGTCCTGCCCGCCGGGAACCCGCGCGCCGTGATGAGCGCCGGACTGGGCCTCGTGCCGGAAGACCGCCGCGCGCAGGGCCTCGTGATGGACATGAGCATCGAACGCAACGCGAACCTCGCGATCCTGAACCGGCTGACGGGCGGTCTGCTGATGAACCGCACGGCCGAGGCCCGCAGCGCGCAGGAATGGACGTCCAGGCTGCAGCTCAAGGCGCACCGCCTGAGCGACCCGGCCAGCAGCCTGTCGGGCGGGAACCAGCAGAAGGTCGTGCTCGCCAAGTGGCTCGCCACGAACCCCAGCGTGCTGATCGTGGACGAGCCCACGCGCGGCATCGACGTGGGCGCGAAGGCCGAGGTGCACCGCACGCTCGCGCAGCTCGCCGCGCAGGGCCTCGCGGTCCTGATGATCAGCAGCGACCTGCCGGAGGTGCTCGGCATGGCCGACCGGATCCTCGTCATGCGGGAGGGCGCTCTGGTCGGGGAACTCAGCCGAGAGCAGGGCAGCGAGGAGGCCGTGATGTACCTCGCGACCGGCCAGCGGGCGGGCACCGTGGATGGTGCAGCGTGA
- a CDS encoding L-rhamnose mutarotase, whose amino-acid sequence MSTPHQRVCFQLQVHPDRLDDYRDRHRHVWPDMLAALRDTGWHNYSLFLRPDGLLIGYFETPSLQAARDGMARTDVNARWQAEMAPFFVALQGTPDQGFLQLEEVFHLE is encoded by the coding sequence ATGTCCACTCCCCACCAACGCGTCTGCTTTCAGCTCCAGGTGCACCCCGACCGCCTGGACGACTACCGGGACCGCCACCGCCACGTCTGGCCCGACATGCTCGCCGCCCTGCGGGACACCGGCTGGCACAACTACTCGCTGTTCCTGCGCCCGGACGGCCTGCTGATCGGCTACTTCGAGACCCCCAGCCTGCAGGCCGCCCGTGACGGCATGGCACGCACCGACGTGAACGCCCGCTGGCAGGCGGAGATGGCCCCGTTCTTCGTGGCGCTCCAGGGCACGCCCGACCAGGGGTTTCTCCAGCTGGAGGAGGTGTTCCATCTTGAGTAA
- a CDS encoding DeoR/GlpR family DNA-binding transcription regulator — MSNEVTGPLPGRQQDILRRALTHNVVRIKDLAAELGVHEMTVRRDIDALCEQGRLQRVHGGAQMLERTAEELSQTLRAGQNVEAKERIARAALGLIQDGDTVALDASTTSLALARLLPTRKVQAIACSLDAANVLAAGGVPFLMVGGNFHAPARSFVGAFFLDTLARLHPDLVFFSAKGYAPGAGFTDPHLPEVGSKQALIRSGSSVVALLDHSKFGRRALATIATHADVNTLITDADPGDDTRAQLDTDDIQLILAP; from the coding sequence ATGTCCAACGAAGTCACGGGCCCGCTGCCAGGAAGGCAGCAGGACATCCTGCGGCGTGCCCTCACCCACAACGTCGTCCGCATCAAGGACCTCGCCGCCGAACTCGGCGTGCACGAGATGACCGTCCGCCGCGACATCGACGCCCTGTGCGAACAGGGCCGACTCCAGCGCGTGCACGGCGGCGCGCAGATGCTCGAACGCACCGCCGAGGAACTCTCCCAGACCCTGCGCGCCGGGCAGAACGTCGAAGCCAAGGAACGCATCGCCCGCGCCGCCCTGGGACTCATCCAGGACGGCGACACCGTCGCGCTGGACGCCAGCACCACCAGCCTCGCCCTCGCCCGGCTGCTCCCCACCCGCAAGGTGCAGGCCATCGCCTGCAGCCTCGACGCCGCGAACGTCCTCGCTGCCGGAGGCGTGCCGTTCCTGATGGTCGGCGGGAACTTCCACGCCCCCGCACGCTCCTTCGTGGGTGCGTTCTTTCTCGACACGCTCGCACGGCTCCACCCGGACCTCGTGTTCTTCAGCGCCAAGGGGTACGCGCCCGGCGCGGGCTTCACCGACCCGCACCTCCCGGAGGTCGGCAGCAAGCAGGCCCTGATCCGGTCGGGCAGCAGCGTCGTCGCCCTGCTCGACCACAGCAAGTTCGGCCGCCGCGCCCTGGCGACCATCGCCACGCACGCCGACGTGAACACCCTCATCACCGACGCCGACCCGGGCGACGACACCCGCGCGCAGCTCGACACCGACGACATCCAGCTCATCCTCGCCCCGTAA
- the rhaI gene encoding L-rhamnose isomerase, with the protein MTRLTAPLDAALSRQRIETPSWGYGNSGTRFKTFAAPGAARDVSEKIDDAAEVHRLTGIAPSVALHIPWDEVDDYAALGQYARERGVSIGAINPNVFQDDVYRLGSVTHPDEAVREQAVSHLLDCVEVMRQTGSRDLSLWFADGTNYAGQDDLRRRKHAMRAALKRVHDALPDGGRMLVEYKLFEPAFYATDLFDWGAAYAHCVAIGEKAQVLVDLGHHAQGVNIEQIVAFLLDEGRLGGFHFNARRYADDDLIVGTGNPFELFCIYAELVAAGHADDQITRRTAQNVAYMIDQSHNIEPKVEAMLQSVLNCQDAYAKALLIDRDALRAAQQAGDVLAAHRALTDAFRTDVRPLLAEWRDVHGLPSDPIAAHRASGYQATVARERGTAQGGGGYPVREKTLTR; encoded by the coding sequence ATGACACGATTGACTGCCCCCCTCGACGCCGCCCTCTCGCGGCAACGCATCGAGACGCCCAGCTGGGGCTACGGCAACAGCGGCACCCGCTTCAAGACCTTCGCCGCTCCCGGCGCGGCCCGGGACGTGTCCGAAAAGATCGACGACGCCGCCGAGGTGCACCGCCTGACCGGCATCGCGCCCAGCGTCGCCCTGCACATCCCCTGGGACGAGGTGGACGACTACGCGGCCCTGGGACAGTACGCGCGGGAACGCGGGGTGAGCATCGGCGCGATCAACCCGAACGTCTTCCAGGACGATGTCTACCGGCTCGGCAGCGTCACGCACCCCGACGAGGCGGTGCGCGAGCAGGCCGTTTCTCACCTGCTGGACTGCGTGGAGGTCATGCGGCAGACCGGCAGCCGCGACCTGTCGCTGTGGTTCGCGGACGGCACCAACTACGCCGGGCAGGACGACCTGCGCCGCCGCAAGCACGCCATGCGCGCCGCCCTGAAGCGCGTCCACGACGCACTCCCCGACGGGGGCCGCATGCTGGTCGAGTACAAGCTCTTCGAGCCCGCGTTCTACGCGACCGACCTGTTCGACTGGGGCGCCGCGTACGCGCACTGCGTCGCCATCGGCGAGAAGGCGCAGGTGCTCGTCGACCTGGGGCACCACGCGCAGGGCGTGAACATCGAGCAGATCGTCGCGTTCCTGCTCGACGAGGGCCGCCTGGGCGGCTTCCACTTCAACGCCCGGCGCTACGCGGACGACGACCTGATCGTCGGCACGGGCAACCCCTTCGAGCTGTTCTGCATCTACGCCGAACTCGTCGCCGCAGGGCACGCGGACGACCAGATCACGCGCCGCACCGCGCAGAACGTCGCGTACATGATCGACCAGAGCCACAACATCGAACCCAAAGTCGAGGCGATGCTGCAGTCGGTGCTGAACTGCCAGGACGCGTACGCCAAGGCCCTCCTGATCGACCGGGACGCGCTGCGGGCCGCGCAGCAGGCGGGGGACGTGCTCGCCGCGCACCGTGCCCTGACCGACGCGTTCCGGACCGACGTGCGGCCCCTGCTGGCCGAGTGGCGGGACGTGCACGGCCTGCCGAGCGACCCCATCGCCGCGCACCGCGCCAGCGGGTACCAGGCGACGGTCGCCCGCGAGCGCGGCACCGCGCAGGGCGGCGGCGGCTACCCCGTCAGGGAGAAGACCCTCACGCGCTGA
- a CDS encoding bifunctional aldolase/short-chain dehydrogenase, giving the protein MTTTHLKTTIQNRWNDADAPEGDGLASLTYRSNLLGADRTLVNIYGGNTSTKSVEKDHLGRDVTVLWVKGSGSDIASITARGFAGLKLDEVLPLFERPGMSDEEMTAYLDRTAFEPSRPRQSIETLLHAFVPARHVDHTHPDAIIAVACTPRGPEIMREIYGERAAWVDYIRPGFTLSQQIGAAVRDNPGLEAVVMGKHGLVTWGDTSKESYEKTLRIIGEAQAYLDAHADAQPFGGARVTGETEGADALLAAVLPVLRGAMKGDRPVILSVDTSAPVMEFVNSNAAAGLSQVGAACPDHLVHTKRVPLYLDWTPQQGQDALIAAAKAGVEQFKAEYAAYFEENRGDGDVMFTPAPRVVLIPGLGMVNSGPDAMGAEVSRQLYTRAIQVMKSASSLGGFVSLSAAESYAIEYWPLELYKLSLKPAPKALEGHVALVTGAASGIGRAIASRLAADGAHIVIADLNADGGQTVADDLVKTRGFRRATSTGMNVTEEAQVMAAYRHAILTYGGVDIAVNNAGIASSAPIEETSLEMWNRNQSILSTGYFLVAREAFKLMKSQGTGGNLVFIGSKNSVAAGKNAAAYSTAKAAELHLARCLAEEGGASGIRVNSVLPDGILAGSSIWDGKWRAERAATYGIEPDKLEEFYRNRTTLKVNVLPEDIAEATYWLASPAAAKTTGGVITVDGGVPTAYVR; this is encoded by the coding sequence ATGACGACCACGCACCTCAAGACGACCATCCAGAACCGCTGGAACGACGCCGACGCGCCCGAAGGGGACGGCCTCGCCTCGCTGACGTACCGCTCGAACCTGCTGGGCGCCGACCGGACACTCGTGAACATCTACGGCGGCAACACCAGCACCAAGAGCGTGGAGAAAGATCACCTCGGGCGGGACGTGACGGTGCTGTGGGTGAAGGGTTCCGGCAGCGACATCGCCAGCATCACCGCCCGCGGCTTCGCGGGCCTGAAGCTCGACGAGGTGCTCCCGCTCTTCGAGCGCCCCGGCATGAGCGACGAGGAGATGACCGCGTACCTCGACCGCACGGCCTTCGAGCCATCGCGCCCCCGGCAGAGCATCGAGACGCTGCTGCACGCCTTCGTGCCCGCCAGGCACGTGGACCACACGCACCCGGACGCGATCATCGCCGTCGCGTGCACGCCGCGCGGCCCGGAGATCATGCGCGAGATCTACGGCGAGCGGGCCGCGTGGGTGGACTACATCCGCCCCGGCTTCACGCTCAGCCAGCAGATCGGCGCGGCCGTGCGCGACAACCCGGGCCTGGAGGCCGTCGTGATGGGCAAGCACGGGCTGGTCACCTGGGGCGACACGTCGAAGGAGAGTTACGAGAAGACCCTGCGGATCATCGGGGAGGCTCAGGCCTACCTGGACGCGCACGCCGACGCTCAGCCCTTCGGTGGAGCGCGGGTGACGGGCGAGACCGAAGGTGCGGACGCGCTGCTCGCCGCCGTGCTGCCGGTGCTGCGCGGCGCCATGAAAGGCGACCGGCCCGTGATCCTGAGCGTGGACACCAGCGCCCCCGTGATGGAGTTCGTGAACTCGAACGCTGCGGCCGGGCTGTCCCAGGTGGGCGCGGCGTGCCCCGATCATCTCGTGCACACCAAACGCGTGCCGCTGTACCTCGACTGGACGCCGCAGCAGGGCCAGGACGCCCTGATCGCGGCGGCAAAGGCGGGTGTAGAGCAGTTCAAGGCCGAGTACGCCGCGTACTTCGAGGAGAACAGGGGAGACGGCGACGTGATGTTCACGCCCGCGCCGCGCGTCGTGCTGATCCCGGGCCTGGGCATGGTGAACAGCGGCCCGGACGCCATGGGCGCCGAGGTCTCGCGGCAGCTGTACACGCGCGCCATTCAGGTCATGAAGTCTGCCAGCAGCCTCGGCGGCTTCGTGAGCCTCTCGGCCGCCGAGAGTTACGCCATCGAGTACTGGCCGCTGGAGCTGTACAAACTCAGCCTCAAGCCCGCCCCGAAGGCCCTGGAGGGGCACGTGGCACTCGTCACGGGCGCGGCGAGCGGCATCGGCCGGGCCATCGCGTCGCGGCTCGCGGCGGACGGCGCGCACATCGTGATCGCCGACCTGAACGCGGACGGCGGGCAGACCGTCGCGGACGATCTCGTGAAGACGAGGGGCTTCCGCCGCGCGACCAGCACCGGCATGAACGTCACCGAGGAGGCCCAGGTCATGGCCGCGTACCGGCACGCCATCCTCACGTACGGCGGCGTGGACATCGCCGTGAACAACGCCGGCATCGCGTCCAGCGCGCCCATCGAGGAGACGAGCCTGGAGATGTGGAACCGCAACCAGAGCATCCTCTCGACCGGGTACTTCCTGGTGGCGCGCGAGGCCTTCAAACTCATGAAATCGCAGGGCACCGGCGGGAACCTCGTGTTCATCGGCAGCAAGAACAGCGTCGCCGCGGGCAAGAACGCCGCCGCGTACAGCACCGCGAAGGCCGCCGAACTGCACCTCGCCCGCTGCCTCGCGGAGGAGGGGGGCGCTTCGGGCATCCGCGTGAACAGCGTGCTGCCGGACGGCATCCTGGCGGGCAGCAGCATCTGGGACGGCAAGTGGCGGGCCGAGCGGGCCGCGACCTACGGCATCGAGCCGGACAAACTGGAGGAGTTCTACCGCAACCGCACGACCCTGAAGGTCAACGTGCTGCCCGAGGACATCGCCGAGGCGACGTACTGGCTGGCGTCCCCGGCGGCCGCGAAGACGACGGGCGGCGTGATCACCGTGGACGGCGGCGTCCCCACCGCGTATGTCCGCTGA
- a CDS encoding rhamnulokinase, whose product MSAEVSGASTRHVAIDLGASSGRVALGTVHGGQLEVEVLHRFPNGGVPVNGGLQWDILGLWREVLHGLTLAGRRGEIASVGVNSWAVDYGLLDTHGELLSGVHHYRSPRLDGVMERVRAKLGNDAIYRATGIQFLPFNTLYQLAAERPERLAEAQVLLMVPDLLHFWLCGAKVTERTNASTTQLYDPRTGDWAWALVDAAGIPRALLPRIVEPGTDLGALRPEVAAETGLTGTHVIAPATHDTASAVAAVPAGENPGWAYVSSGTWSLVGVESPRPVLGGAARTMNLTNEAGIGGTTRLLKNVMGLWIVQECRRAWNAEFGALYADAAALPAGGSVFDPDDARFLAPGTDMPGRVQAACRDTGQPVPQSPPEIVRCVLDSLARRIADVLDGLEAVTGTPVDTLYVVGGGSQGDLLNQLTADATGRPVVAGPVEATLIGNLLVQAQAGGHLGGMRLRDVVRASSDLQTFTPSSGQARAPRAGTRQTGRGVTP is encoded by the coding sequence ATGTCCGCTGAGGTGAGCGGCGCATCCACCCGGCACGTCGCCATCGACCTGGGCGCGTCGAGCGGCCGGGTGGCACTGGGCACCGTGCACGGCGGGCAGCTGGAGGTGGAGGTGCTGCACCGCTTCCCGAACGGTGGCGTGCCCGTGAACGGTGGCCTGCAGTGGGACATCCTGGGCCTGTGGCGCGAGGTGCTGCACGGCCTGACGCTGGCCGGGCGGCGCGGCGAGATCGCCAGCGTCGGCGTGAACTCCTGGGCGGTCGATTACGGCCTGCTCGACACGCACGGCGAGCTGCTGAGCGGCGTGCACCACTACCGCTCGCCGCGCCTGGACGGCGTGATGGAGCGTGTCCGCGCAAAGCTGGGCAACGACGCCATCTACCGTGCGACGGGCATCCAGTTCCTGCCGTTCAACACGCTGTACCAGCTGGCCGCCGAGAGACCGGAACGGCTGGCGGAGGCGCAGGTGCTGCTGATGGTGCCGGACCTGCTGCACTTCTGGCTGTGCGGCGCCAAGGTCACCGAACGCACGAACGCCAGCACCACGCAGCTGTACGACCCGCGCACGGGCGACTGGGCGTGGGCACTGGTGGACGCCGCCGGGATCCCCCGCGCGCTGCTGCCGCGCATCGTGGAGCCCGGCACGGACCTGGGCGCGCTGCGGCCCGAGGTGGCGGCCGAGACGGGCCTGACCGGCACGCACGTCATCGCCCCCGCCACGCACGACACCGCGTCCGCCGTGGCCGCCGTGCCCGCGGGCGAGAATCCCGGCTGGGCGTACGTGTCGAGCGGCACGTGGAGCCTCGTGGGGGTGGAATCACCGCGCCCTGTGCTGGGGGGCGCGGCACGCACCATGAACCTCACGAACGAGGCGGGCATCGGCGGCACCACCCGGCTGCTGAAGAACGTGATGGGCCTGTGGATCGTGCAGGAATGCCGCCGCGCGTGGAACGCCGAGTTCGGGGCACTCTACGCGGACGCGGCTGCCCTCCCGGCTGGCGGCTCCGTGTTCGACCCGGACGACGCGCGCTTCCTCGCGCCCGGCACGGACATGCCGGGGCGCGTGCAGGCCGCGTGCCGCGACACCGGCCAGCCCGTGCCCCAGTCACCGCCCGAGATCGTGCGCTGCGTCCTCGACAGCCTCGCGCGCCGCATCGCGGACGTGCTGGACGGCCTGGAGGCGGTGACGGGCACGCCCGTCGACACGCTGTACGTGGTGGGCGGCGGCTCGCAGGGCGACCTGCTCAACCAGCTGACAGCGGACGCGACCGGCCGCCCGGTGGTCGCCGGGCCGGTCGAGGCGACGCTGATCGGCAACCTGCTCGTGCAGGCGCAGGCGGGCGGACACCTGGGCGGCATGCGCCTGCGGGACGTGGTGCGGGCCAGCAGCGACCTCCAGACCTTCACGCCATCCTCAGGCCAGGCCCGTGCGCCGCGCGCCGGAACGCGGCAGACTGGGCGTGGGGTGACGCCTTGA